A region from the Citrobacter koseri ATCC BAA-895 genome encodes:
- a CDS encoding DUF4422 domain-containing protein, translating to MIRIYIATHKQYDFPVDEGYQPIHVGKKNSTSDLGISVIGDNEGDNISELNPSYCELTALYWIWKNSDEDIVGLVHYRRYFAGVHNIIPLHGKGIASSNDFDLNKYDLIVARKRNYYVTNIKNHYCRAHSEGDLNILRSIVEAMYPDYNQAFDTVMHGRKISLYNMFVGKADVVNQYCQWLFPLLDEVNKQIDFSGYDSYQKRILGFMAERLFNVWIEHNKRNIKVGYRKVVNIEGENLIKKGSALLVRHFLK from the coding sequence ATGATTAGAATATATATCGCAACACATAAGCAATATGATTTTCCTGTAGATGAAGGTTATCAACCTATCCATGTAGGTAAGAAGAATAGTACATCAGATTTAGGTATAAGTGTTATCGGTGATAATGAAGGAGATAATATATCAGAATTAAATCCATCATATTGTGAATTGACTGCATTATATTGGATCTGGAAAAATTCAGATGAAGATATTGTTGGTTTAGTTCATTATCGTCGTTATTTCGCTGGCGTTCATAATATTATACCGCTCCATGGTAAGGGCATTGCTTCTAGTAATGATTTTGACCTAAATAAATATGATTTAATTGTCGCTCGTAAACGTAATTACTATGTTACGAATATAAAAAATCATTACTGCCGAGCTCATTCAGAAGGTGATTTGAATATATTACGCTCTATCGTGGAGGCTATGTATCCTGATTATAATCAAGCCTTCGATACGGTTATGCATGGTCGGAAAATAAGTCTGTATAATATGTTCGTAGGTAAGGCTGATGTGGTCAATCAGTATTGTCAGTGGCTTTTCCCTCTATTAGACGAAGTGAATAAACAGATTGATTTCTCTGGTTATGATTCTTATCAAAAAAGAATTTTAGGATTCATGGCAGAAAGATTATTTAATGTATGGATTGAACATAATAAAAGAAATATTAAAGTTGGATACAGAAAGGTTGTAAATATTGAAGGTGAAAATTTAATAAAAAAAGGAAGTGCACTCTTGGTTAGGCATTTCCTAAAATAA
- a CDS encoding acyltransferase family protein: MTRRTDIDIYRGLGILLVVLGHVSFLSPSWHKIIYSFHMPAFFILSGYLVNVKNLELKPWIFIIQRFYRLIIPAWTIGVICGLPFVAMLLMSNISGSDFLMKLYGTLTGATKVANNFFVTPIWFLYCLFIVEAMFYLIMKISSNKYIIALIVISFYLIAKNVNIFHFFNVNIAFIAMPYFLIGYILQSIVITRHINYAMISVVLLLGFSYLTPTEVDMSALQVGNGVWAFINLASALAGSYLLYYIAGYINSEFISWLGKNTLVILGFNYYINAIAKNILTFVHMEYYVILSFIIQIVLLAILVKIIACWPALNSLVNGKMFVTYKEAK; this comes from the coding sequence ATGACTCGACGTACGGATATAGATATATATCGTGGACTGGGGATATTGTTGGTTGTGTTAGGACATGTATCCTTCCTCAGTCCATCTTGGCATAAGATTATTTATAGTTTTCATATGCCTGCTTTTTTCATTCTTTCTGGTTATCTGGTAAATGTTAAAAATCTGGAGTTGAAACCTTGGATATTTATCATCCAGCGATTTTATAGATTGATTATTCCTGCATGGACGATTGGAGTAATTTGTGGCTTGCCGTTTGTTGCTATGTTATTGATGAGTAATATATCTGGTAGTGATTTCCTTATGAAACTATATGGAACATTAACAGGTGCAACAAAAGTAGCAAATAATTTCTTTGTTACTCCCATTTGGTTTTTATATTGCCTGTTTATAGTTGAGGCTATGTTTTATTTAATAATGAAAATCTCTTCAAATAAATATATTATTGCCTTGATTGTAATTTCCTTTTATTTAATTGCGAAAAATGTAAATATTTTTCATTTTTTTAATGTGAATATAGCTTTTATCGCTATGCCATATTTTTTAATTGGATATATATTGCAAAGTATTGTCATAACCAGACATATTAATTATGCGATGATTTCTGTCGTACTGCTTTTGGGATTTTCGTATTTAACTCCCACTGAGGTTGATATGTCTGCATTACAGGTGGGGAATGGAGTATGGGCTTTTATAAATCTTGCTTCTGCTTTAGCAGGAAGTTATCTGCTCTATTATATTGCGGGTTATATTAATTCGGAATTTATCTCTTGGTTGGGTAAAAATACTTTGGTTATATTGGGGTTTAATTATTATATTAACGCCATAGCGAAAAATATATTAACTTTTGTACATATGGAATACTATGTCATATTAAGTTTTATTATCCAGATCGTATTGCTCGCTATTCTTGTGAAAATAATTGCATGCTGGCCAGCTCTTAATTCCCTGGTGAATGGGAAAATGTTTGTAACTTATAAAGAAGCAAAATAA